GGCAAGAGGGCGTTGATTCTTGTTCCAGAGATATCGCTGACGCCCGCGTTGCTCGCTCTTTTTGCCCGCAGATTCGCCGACAAGGCGGGGGTCTTTCACAGCAAGCTCACCCCCGCACAGCGCCGCGACCAGTGGGAGCTCGCGTATCGAGGCGATGTTGACGTGGTCATCGGCGTCCGCTCCGCGATATTCGCTCCTCTTAAACGAGTTGGCCTCATTGTTGTCGATGAGGAGCACGAGACGACATATAAGCAGGACCGTGCTCCGTTCTTCAATGCGAGGGATGTCGCTGTAATGGCGGGGTCAATCTTCAAGTGCTCGGTGGTTCTCTGCGGGGCGACTCCCTCGGTGGGGACTTTCCTCAACAGTTCAAAGGGGAAGTATCAATATATATTTCTTAGCAAGAGGGTTGACTCCCGTCCGATGGCCGAAGTTTCGGTGATCGACATGCGTAAGGAGGCATTGGAGGGTTCGGCCATTCTCACCAAGACCGCTCAGGATGCAATGGGAAGGGCGCTTGCAGCCGGCGAGCAGGTTTTGCTGTTCATCAACCGCCGTGGCTTTGCTCCTTTCTTGACCTGCAAAAGGTGCGGATACGTGTTCCGGTGCGAGCATTGCGACATCACGCTCACCTATCATAGTGCCACAGAGTCAATAGTCTGCCACCTGTGTGGCCGCCGGCGTCCCGTGCCGACAAGATGCGATGCGTGCCACTCAGAGGAGATCAGGTTCATAGGTTTCGGGACGGAAAAGGTCGAGGAGGAGGCTGCGCGGCTCTTCCCCGGAGCCAACATCCTGAGAATGGACAGCGACGCCATCACCACGAGGCGCATGTATGAGAGGGCGTTGGCGTCGATTACGAGGGGCGAGGTCGATATAATCGTTGGCACCCAGATCGTCGCCAAGGGCCATAATTTCCCACACCTGACGCTCGCTATTGTCGTCCTTGCCGACACGATCCTGAACCTACCAGATTTCCGAGCCGCCGAGCGAACATTCCAGCTGCTAACGCAGGTGAGCGGTCGCCCGGGCAGACATGGCAAGCAGGGGAAAGTGTTGCTGCAAACCTACTCCCCCAACCATTACTCAATCAAAGCGGCGGCGGCGCAGGATTACCTCACATTCTTCAAGCAGGAAATTGAGTTTAGGCGCAGGTTGGGCTTGCCGCCCGTGACGAGGTTGGCCTCGCTGATTATCTCGGGCCGGGACTTTGAGAAAACGCGTTCGACTGCCGAGCGGTTGGGGGACGTTTTGCGGCAAGGCCGGGCAGAGGATATCCACATCTTGGGGCCAGCGGAGGCGCCGATCGCGAAGCTGAAGGACAGGTATAGGTTTCAGGCTTTTGTGCGTTCATACAGCTCTTCGCGGCTGCACAGCTTCCTTGCCAGTAAGCTCGAGGAAACAAAGCAGGCCAAGATTAAGCCATCTGACGTTCGGATAGTGGTCAATGTTGACCCTGTGTCAATGTTGTGAGGCGCCAAGCGTGGCGCAAGTAACGTAGAAACTAACCGGGACGCCATCCGCGGTCTCGCTATCCGCCACCTGCGACGTGTTGGCCAGAGGCGCGACGTTCCACTCCGGACTTTGGATGTTTGATACAAGAGAGCGCTTGACATCCCAGACACGCCTTATTATAAAGACAGCAATGATTACAAGAGGGCCAGGTCGCTCTCCATGAATGCTATCAATCTTTGGTTTCGCCGGAGGTAATGCGAATGAGAAGCGGTTTTTATGTAGGTTTGCTGTTGAGCCTGTTGCTCGTCAACCTCGCGTTTTCGGAGGATACTTCGGGCAAGTTCGGGGTCAGTGTAGAGGGAGGTTGTTACTTCCCGGAGATGAGCCAATTGGATGATAACTTCATCTATGGCGGCTCGTTTTCCTATCATTTCTACCCCTGGCTATTTGCTGAGCTTAGGGCTGCGAGGTATCGTGAACACATTCCGGAGTTCACGAAGGTTGAATACAGAAAGACTTATTACACATATATCTACAGTGGCGAGAAGTATCCAGCAGGGCATAGCTCCAGCGAGACGCAGGTGGACTATGACCACATCAAAACCAAAATAGTGCCAGTCGATTTAAATGTGGGTTTCTCATTCCTGACTGAGCAGAAGATCAACCCCTACATTTCGTTTGGGCCTACGTTTTTCTCGGCTCGAATCGACGAGCTTCCGGAAATGAACGATGTCGCTTGGGGTGTCAACGGCGGCTTGGGAGCGGAGTTTTTTGTTGCCAAGCTGTTCGACAATAGAGCGGACCTCTCGCTTGTTACTGACCTGCGCTACCGTTGGGGCAAGGCAAATTTTGGACTTGGGTACACATCAATGTCGGTCAGTTACTTCTCGGAAAGCGAGGACTTGAAGCTCAAGACGAACAAGTATCGGACGACCGAGCTTAAGGACCTGTCCAACGACATTGACCTTGGGGGCTTCAGCGCTGCTTTGGGCGTCAAGATATACTTCTAGCCCGAGGACTTGGGTCCGTAACGGGGGCACGCAGCCGACGTGGGCGCCGCCGATAGCTGTTCATACGGCCTGGTCAGCTCAACAGCTGAAACCTTCCTCGTATGAAGACCGTTTTATCTCGCATCGGGGGGATTGATGCGAGCTAAGCGATTCGTCCCGTGGGCCTGTGCGCTTTTTACGGTGTTCGCCGCAGCGGCGCTTTGCCTATCGCAGCAAGATTATGGGCCCAACAAAACTAAAGAGCTAGAGGCTTATTTCCCCTACCTATCAACGCTCGTCCAAACGCTTCGCGCCATAGACGACTTCTACGTTGACGAGGTGGACATGGGCAAGTTGCTGAGGCATGGGACCCAGCGCCTCGTCTCGAGCCTCGATTCTCGCTCGACAGTTCAGTTTGCGGACGAGGAGTACAAACGGCGGGCGGACCTTGGGTTGAACGTTATGTCCAAAGAGGGCCTTTTCGTGGTGGTCTCTCGAGAGCTCAGCTCACCGTCGGATGGCTCTGATATACTACCCGGCGATAGAATCGTGGCAATCAATGAGCACCCCGTTTACGATCTGACGCTTGACGAGCTTCGACAAGACCTGCGCGGCAAGCCTAAGACCGAAGTAACGTTGATAGTGTATGGTCCAGACGATTTCAACCCTAAAAAAGTGAAGCTGCACCGAGCGATGTACGTCTCGGAACCTGCGAACTTCGTGGCCGGCGAGGACGGAGTGCTCTGTTTCAAGATCAGGAGGTTTGCTGATGGCGTGTCCGAGACATTCAAGAGAGGTCTGGCCAGTATAGGGTCCTCTCGCCTGAGGGGGATAATAATCGACGTGCGGGACAACATCGGCGGCTCGATCGGGGAAGTTACAAGTATCTTAAGCCGTTTTGAGAGCTCCAGACCGCTTTTTTTGCGCTCGACCATAAGTGCGACAAAGGAGGTGGCAAGGGATAGCAGCGTGATCCTGATGCCGAAGACCGTGCCTGTTGTGGTCATAGTCAACGAGCGCACAGTTGGCGAGGCGGAGGTCTTGGCCGCGAGTTTGCGTGGTCACAGGATAGCGAAGCTCGTGGGCGAGAAGACCTTTGGCTTCGCGCTCGGCACAGATTGCATCTCGACTACTGACGGCACGAGGGTAGTTCTATCAACCTGCAAGTACGAGGGACCCTTTGGCCAAAAGCTGCACAAAGTAGGT
The sequence above is drawn from the bacterium genome and encodes:
- the priA gene encoding primosomal protein N', producing the protein MPEAKKYSLYAEVALGVGVRKCFTYGVPKHLLKEAKIGKRAIVQLRSRERVGVIAHLTSHCYLKSVKEIISIIDQLPILSREMMRLLEWVASYYVAPLGTVVQAAMLHGLADVDAHADKAPKRQSRGTRRPMDIVSSLPAGLWSGLDEGDEAIELSSEQRDALTRITAAIDAQDTRPILLHGVTGSGKTEVFLRAAEHVLKGGKRALILVPEISLTPALLALFARRFADKAGVFHSKLTPAQRRDQWELAYRGDVDVVIGVRSAIFAPLKRVGLIVVDEEHETTYKQDRAPFFNARDVAVMAGSIFKCSVVLCGATPSVGTFLNSSKGKYQYIFLSKRVDSRPMAEVSVIDMRKEALEGSAILTKTAQDAMGRALAAGEQVLLFINRRGFAPFLTCKRCGYVFRCEHCDITLTYHSATESIVCHLCGRRRPVPTRCDACHSEEIRFIGFGTEKVEEEAARLFPGANILRMDSDAITTRRMYERALASITRGEVDIIVGTQIVAKGHNFPHLTLAIVVLADTILNLPDFRAAERTFQLLTQVSGRPGRHGKQGKVLLQTYSPNHYSIKAAAAQDYLTFFKQEIEFRRRLGLPPVTRLASLIISGRDFEKTRSTAERLGDVLRQGRAEDIHILGPAEAPIAKLKDRYRFQAFVRSYSSSRLHSFLASKLEETKQAKIKPSDVRIVVNVDPVSML
- a CDS encoding outer membrane beta-barrel protein yields the protein MRSGFYVGLLLSLLLVNLAFSEDTSGKFGVSVEGGCYFPEMSQLDDNFIYGGSFSYHFYPWLFAELRAARYREHIPEFTKVEYRKTYYTYIYSGEKYPAGHSSSETQVDYDHIKTKIVPVDLNVGFSFLTEQKINPYISFGPTFFSARIDELPEMNDVAWGVNGGLGAEFFVAKLFDNRADLSLVTDLRYRWGKANFGLGYTSMSVSYFSESEDLKLKTNKYRTTELKDLSNDIDLGGFSAALGVKIYF
- a CDS encoding S41 family peptidase; protein product: MRAKRFVPWACALFTVFAAAALCLSQQDYGPNKTKELEAYFPYLSTLVQTLRAIDDFYVDEVDMGKLLRHGTQRLVSSLDSRSTVQFADEEYKRRADLGLNVMSKEGLFVVVSRELSSPSDGSDILPGDRIVAINEHPVYDLTLDELRQDLRGKPKTEVTLIVYGPDDFNPKKVKLHRAMYVSEPANFVAGEDGVLCFKIRRFADGVSETFKRGLASIGSSRLRGIIIDVRDNIGGSIGEVTSILSRFESSRPLFLRSTISATKEVARDSSVILMPKTVPVVVIVNERTVGEAEVLAASLRGHRIAKLVGEKTFGFALGTDCISTTDGTRVVLSTCKYEGPFGQKLHKVGLTPDIIVPMDRSSSEDTQLEKARETVLNWTPIQEPQPGEKKSAA